One segment of Mycobacterium spongiae DNA contains the following:
- a CDS encoding cytochrome c oxidase subunit 4, translated as MNIEARLFEFIAAFFIATAVLYGVLTSMFATGGVEWAGTTALALTGGMAMIVATFFRFVARRLDTRPEDYEGAEISDGAGELGFYSPHSWWPIMIALSGSVAAVGIAMWLPWLIAAGVVFILGSAAGLVFEYYIGPEKH; from the coding sequence ATGAATATCGAAGCGAGGCTGTTCGAATTTATCGCTGCGTTCTTCATAGCGACGGCGGTGCTGTACGGAGTGCTGACTTCGATGTTCGCCACCGGCGGCGTCGAGTGGGCCGGCACCACCGCGTTGGCGCTGACCGGCGGCATGGCGATGATCGTGGCCACCTTCTTCCGTTTCGTGGCCCGCCGGCTAGACACCCGACCCGAAGACTACGAAGGCGCTGAGATCAGTGACGGAGCGGGGGAGTTGGGGTTCTATAGCCCGCACAGCTGGTGGCCCATCATGATCGCGCTGTCCGGATCGGTGGCGGCGGTCGGTATCGCGATGTGGTTGCCATGGTTGATCGCTGCCGGTGTGGTATTCATCCTCGGGTCGGCAGCCGGACTGGTCTTCGAGTACTACATCGGCCCCGAGAAGCACTGA